The Cucurbita pepo subsp. pepo cultivar mu-cu-16 unplaced genomic scaffold, ASM280686v2 Cp4.1_scaffold003063, whole genome shotgun sequence DNA window GGTGTTGAAGGTTTATAACTGGATACTCTCCAATTTTAGTATCtttattctctttccttttattgtcAAAGATTTCCTAACGTCTGGATTCTTGAAAGATGAATCCAAGTGTAATTTTTGTTGTACTTTTACGAGACTAGAAGGCCCTTTAATGTCTGCCAAATTGTTTTCAGTAATGATGCCGAGCTTGACTCAATGTTGAGGGAGAGACTGAGATGGGGCGATCCCATGGCACATTTGGTGAAGGTAACCAATTGAAATTCTAAAAtgagttgaagttgaagaacTGATAGTAGGTCTGACCTCTTGCATTGCACATATTGCAGAAAAAGCAATCTGAGATGGCTCTTCCTGATCTAGGAGACAGTGAGAAGATGAAGGAATCAGGGTTCATTATTCCGCAGGATATTCCACCTCACAGCTGGCTAAAGAGGGGATTGGATGCTGCACCTAATCGATATGGTATAAGACCAGGAAGACATTGGGATGGAGTCGATCGTAGCAACGGTTAGTTTATTTCTGATTCATTTCGATTGTTATCAAAAAGCTTAGTGGTATATTGAAACATATTGATGCTTGaggactaaatttaaaaataatttgaggtTAGGATCAGTCAGGCCTttgtatattctttttaactgCATTGTGCTCGAAAAAAAGCAGACACAGGCGTCGACTCTGTGTTTTGGTCTTGCATCGATGTTCATACATTGTTTAATTGGTTTTCGTTGTAGGATTCGAGAAGCAAATGTTCAAGAGGATGAACAAGAAACGAGCTACTGAAAGGGAAGCATATCTTTGGTCTGTGTCTGATATGTAACATGAAAGGATGGTGTGCTTAGATGGAAGATAT harbors:
- the LOC111786852 gene encoding pre-mRNA-splicing factor cwf26-like encodes the protein MLRERLRWGDPMAHLVKKKQSEMALPDLGDSEKMKESGFIIPQDIPPHSWLKRGLDAAPNRYGIRPGRHWDGVDRSNGFEKQMFKRMNKKRATEREAYLWSVSDM